A single region of the Garra rufa chromosome 6, GarRuf1.0, whole genome shotgun sequence genome encodes:
- the elf2b gene encoding ETS-related transcription factor Elf-2b isoform X3 — translation MATSLHEGPANQLDLLIRAVEASVHGSVQCSDKTIEAAEALLHMDSPSSLRGDRSPEVFVPPCVNTSQFLHAAMRPDVLTETVVEVSTEDSEPMEVVTVIQEPEMLETEPTKRRKCENMNTVKAGRKPKPHHISNGSPDLGIKKKSREGKGSTYLWEFLLDLLQDKNTCPRYIKWTQREKGIFKLVDSKAVSKLWGKHKNKPDMNYETMGRALRYYYQRGILAKVEGQRLVYQFKEMPKDIVVIDDDKCDPGDDVMGEKTYERVPPSSDTLLATDLSKAPAILRGGGRTVVHPGSPKAKAALTANPVHRIVTVSTSGDSSHPSHATIFPNAPRTVRVAMQVPVVMTNSLGQKISTVAVQSANPSLITTAPTNTGSATGANAPKVLIQTMPTMVPATAENGDKITVQLAKIITIPATQLTQCQLQAKPGTPTGINLMGNPLAIRALTPMSVAPGTQVVRLAVPAHQSPAQVKTQVPVSIQTQTQIPVSVQTASTPVQIHIQQSQLSPKAKIAQTPESKPDSTLAEQPEQDNLTQEAAAAVMVVEEASNPQSEAES, via the exons TGGAAGCATCAGTTCATGGCTCTGTGCAATGCTCTGATAAAACCATTGAGGCAGCTGAAGCTCTGCTACACATGGATTCTCCCTCCAGCTTGCGTGGAGACCGGAGTCCAG AGGTGTTTGTGCCTCCGTGTGTCAACACTTCGCAGTTCCTGCATGCTGCCATGCGACCTGACGTGCTGACAGAGACAGTGGTGGAGGTCAGCACAGAGGACTCAGAGCCCATGGAGGTGGTTACGGTTATTCAGGAACCAGAGATGCTGGAGACAGAACCCACCAAAAGAAGAAAATGTGAGAACATGAACACTGTCAAAG CTGGGCGGAAACCCAAACCCCATCACATTTCAAATGGATCTCCAGACCTGGGCATCAAGAAGAAGTCTAGAGAAGGGAAAG GAAGTACATACCTGTGGGAGTTCCTGTTGGACCTGCTGCAGGATAAGAACACCTGTCCCAGATACATTAAATGGACACAGAGGGAGAAAGGCATCTTCAAGCTGGTGGACTCCAAAGCTGTGTCAAAGCTCTGGGGCAAACACAAGAACAAACCAGACATGAATTATGAAACTATGGGCCGAGCGCTCAG gtATTACTATCAGAGAGGAATCTTGGCTAAAGTAGAGGGTCAGAGGTTGGTGTATCAGTTTAAGGAAATGCCTAAAGACATTGTTGTCATCGATGACGATAAGTGTGACCCTGGCGATGATGTAATGGGAGAGAAGACCTACGAGCGGGTTCCTCCCTCGTCTGACACACTATTGGCAACTGACCTCTCCAAAGCCCCTGCCATCTTGAGAGGGGGCGGTAGGACTGTGGTCCATCCAGGCTCCCCCAAAGCTAAAGCTGCGCTTACTGCAAATCCTGTTCATCGCATTGTAACCGTCTCCACGTCAGGGGATTCATCACATCCGTCCCATGCCACTATTTTCCCCAATGCACCCAG GACTGTGCGGGTTGCAATGCAAGTGCCGGTCGTCATGACTAACTCCTTGGGACAGAAGATCTCCACTGTGGCCGTGCAGTCAGCGAACCCTTCGCTCATCACTACAGCGCCTACCAACACAGGCTCAGCGACTGGTGCGAACGCACCCAAAGTCCTAATCCAGACCATGCCAACGATGGTTCCCGCCACAGCCGAGAACGGTGACAAGATCACAGTCCAGCTCGCCAAGATAATCACCATCCCTGCAACCCAGCTCACGCAGTGCCAGCTACAGGCCAAACCGGGCACCCCAACGGGCATCAATCTGATGGGCAACCCCCTGGCCATCCGAGCCCTTACGCCCATGTCTGTGGCGCCGGGGACGCAGGTGGTCAGATTGGCAGTTCCGGCCCATCAGAGTCCGGCTCAGGTGAAGACGCAGGTCCCCGTTTCAATCCAGACGCAAACTCAAATCCCAGTCTCCGTTCAGACGGCATCTACTCCAGTTCAAATCCACATTCAACAGAGTCAGCTTTCTCCAAAAGCAAAAATCGCTCAAACCCCAGAGTCCAAACCTGATAGCACTTTGGCGGAACAGCCTGAGCAGGACAATCTCACACAGGAAGCAGCAGCCGCAGTGATGGTGGTAGAGGAAGCTTCAAATCCACAGTCTGAAGCAGAGAGCTGA
- the elf2b gene encoding ETS-related transcription factor Elf-2b isoform X4: protein MATSLHEGPANQLDLLIRAVEASVHGSVQCSDKTIEAAEALLHMDSPSSLRGDRSPEVFVPPCVNTSQFLHAAMRPDVLTETVVEVSTEDSEPMEVVTVIQEPEMLETEPTKRRKSGRKPKPHHISNGSPDLGIKKKSREGKGSTYLWEFLLDLLQDKNTCPRYIKWTQREKGIFKLVDSKAVSKLWGKHKNKPDMNYETMGRALRYYYQRGILAKVEGQRLVYQFKEMPKDIVVIDDDKCDPGDDVMGEKTYERVPPSSDTLLATDLSKAPAILRGGGRTVVHPGSPKAKAALTANPVHRIVTVSTSGDSSHPSHATIFPNAPRTVRVAMQVPVVMTNSLGQKISTVAVQSANPSLITTAPTNTGSATGANAPKVLIQTMPTMVPATAENGDKITVQLAKIITIPATQLTQCQLQAKPGTPTGINLMGNPLAIRALTPMSVAPGTQVVRLAVPAHQSPAQVKTQVPVSIQTQTQIPVSVQTASTPVQIHIQQSQLSPKAKIAQTPESKPDSTLAEQPEQDNLTQEAAAAVMVVEEASNPQSEAES from the exons TGGAAGCATCAGTTCATGGCTCTGTGCAATGCTCTGATAAAACCATTGAGGCAGCTGAAGCTCTGCTACACATGGATTCTCCCTCCAGCTTGCGTGGAGACCGGAGTCCAG AGGTGTTTGTGCCTCCGTGTGTCAACACTTCGCAGTTCCTGCATGCTGCCATGCGACCTGACGTGCTGACAGAGACAGTGGTGGAGGTCAGCACAGAGGACTCAGAGCCCATGGAGGTGGTTACGGTTATTCAGGAACCAGAGATGCTGGAGACAGAACCCACCAAAAGAAGAAAAT CTGGGCGGAAACCCAAACCCCATCACATTTCAAATGGATCTCCAGACCTGGGCATCAAGAAGAAGTCTAGAGAAGGGAAAG GAAGTACATACCTGTGGGAGTTCCTGTTGGACCTGCTGCAGGATAAGAACACCTGTCCCAGATACATTAAATGGACACAGAGGGAGAAAGGCATCTTCAAGCTGGTGGACTCCAAAGCTGTGTCAAAGCTCTGGGGCAAACACAAGAACAAACCAGACATGAATTATGAAACTATGGGCCGAGCGCTCAG gtATTACTATCAGAGAGGAATCTTGGCTAAAGTAGAGGGTCAGAGGTTGGTGTATCAGTTTAAGGAAATGCCTAAAGACATTGTTGTCATCGATGACGATAAGTGTGACCCTGGCGATGATGTAATGGGAGAGAAGACCTACGAGCGGGTTCCTCCCTCGTCTGACACACTATTGGCAACTGACCTCTCCAAAGCCCCTGCCATCTTGAGAGGGGGCGGTAGGACTGTGGTCCATCCAGGCTCCCCCAAAGCTAAAGCTGCGCTTACTGCAAATCCTGTTCATCGCATTGTAACCGTCTCCACGTCAGGGGATTCATCACATCCGTCCCATGCCACTATTTTCCCCAATGCACCCAG GACTGTGCGGGTTGCAATGCAAGTGCCGGTCGTCATGACTAACTCCTTGGGACAGAAGATCTCCACTGTGGCCGTGCAGTCAGCGAACCCTTCGCTCATCACTACAGCGCCTACCAACACAGGCTCAGCGACTGGTGCGAACGCACCCAAAGTCCTAATCCAGACCATGCCAACGATGGTTCCCGCCACAGCCGAGAACGGTGACAAGATCACAGTCCAGCTCGCCAAGATAATCACCATCCCTGCAACCCAGCTCACGCAGTGCCAGCTACAGGCCAAACCGGGCACCCCAACGGGCATCAATCTGATGGGCAACCCCCTGGCCATCCGAGCCCTTACGCCCATGTCTGTGGCGCCGGGGACGCAGGTGGTCAGATTGGCAGTTCCGGCCCATCAGAGTCCGGCTCAGGTGAAGACGCAGGTCCCCGTTTCAATCCAGACGCAAACTCAAATCCCAGTCTCCGTTCAGACGGCATCTACTCCAGTTCAAATCCACATTCAACAGAGTCAGCTTTCTCCAAAAGCAAAAATCGCTCAAACCCCAGAGTCCAAACCTGATAGCACTTTGGCGGAACAGCCTGAGCAGGACAATCTCACACAGGAAGCAGCAGCCGCAGTGATGGTGGTAGAGGAAGCTTCAAATCCACAGTCTGAAGCAGAGAGCTGA